A genomic segment from Wolbachia endosymbiont of Ctenocephalides felis wCfeF encodes:
- a CDS encoding CCA-adding enzyme, with the protein MQIDHETSLIIDAIEKFGGETRLVGGCVRDSILQRDIHDIDLATNLLPNQAIEALKLHNIKTIPTGLKHGTITAILNQRSFEITTLRYDTQCDGRHAKVEFTNNWQADASRRDFTFNALYADKYGHIYDYFGGTQDLKARRLNFIGNAEDRIKEDYLRILRVFRFHAKICVGNLSDEILDVCKKHSHMIQNLSGERIRDEMFKLLECDDPASTLKSMQKSDVLQKIIPKEVKCEILSSPLLFGADALVKLTLLLRTTEDRLNLGEYISKFLRLSNKQRKKLLFLLSNDIKTGLSEKEQKKYISLFGRELYCDLVKICGVESGTSVDEYISFAKVFDIPKFPLSGDDLINIGYQSGKSLGRSLELLKQHWEDNSYSLTKEELLLYAKNLL; encoded by the coding sequence ATGCAAATTGACCATGAAACTAGTCTAATCATTGATGCCATAGAGAAGTTTGGTGGGGAGACAAGGCTTGTCGGTGGGTGTGTAAGGGACTCAATTCTGCAGCGTGACATTCACGACATTGACCTCGCTACTAATCTACTGCCTAATCAAGCGATTGAAGCGCTCAAACTTCACAATATAAAAACCATTCCAACTGGCTTAAAGCATGGAACTATCACTGCAATTTTAAACCAAAGATCTTTTGAGATCACAACGCTAAGGTATGACACTCAATGCGACGGCAGACATGCGAAAGTAGAATTTACCAATAATTGGCAAGCTGATGCTTCAAGGCGTGATTTTACATTTAACGCCCTATATGCAGATAAGTACGGCCATATATATGACTACTTTGGTGGTACTCAGGACTTAAAAGCGCGAAGGTTAAACTTTATAGGTAATGCTGAAGATAGAATTAAAGAAGACTATCTACGTATTTTAAGAGTGTTTCGTTTTCACGCAAAAATATGCGTTGGAAATTTGAGTGATGAAATATTGGACGTATGCAAAAAGCATTCGCACATGATCCAAAACCTCTCTGGAGAGAGAATAAGGGACGAAATGTTTAAATTGCTAGAGTGTGATGACCCCGCTTCAACGCTTAAGAGCATGCAAAAATCTGATGTTTTGCAAAAAATTATTCCAAAAGAAGTAAAATGTGAAATTCTTTCATCACCACTTCTTTTTGGTGCTGATGCGCTAGTAAAATTAACGTTGCTCCTTAGAACTACCGAAGACAGGCTAAACCTTGGAGAGTACATAAGCAAGTTTTTACGCCTTTCAAACAAGCAAAGGAAAAAGCTGCTATTTTTACTGTCCAATGATATCAAAACAGGGCTTTCAGAAAAAGAGCAAAAAAAATACATATCCTTGTTTGGTAGGGAATTATATTGTGATTTGGTCAAAATCTGTGGTGTTGAGTCTGGAACAAGTGTTGATGAATACATCTCATTTGCTAAGGTGTTCGATATCCCAAAATTTCCTTTATCTGGCGATGATTTGATAAATATAGGTTATCAGTCAGGGAAAAGTTTAGGTAGAAGTTTAGAGTTGTTAAAACAGCATTGGGAAGATAACTCCTATTCCTTAACGAAAGAGGAGTTGTTACTTTATGCTAAAAATCTGCTTTAA
- a CDS encoding D-alanyl-D-alanine carboxypeptidase DacA, translating to MDILGKLVILLSVFLLSFPSYSYQFRTKANQAVVLDLASDSFIFEHNSDEKMAPSSMSKLMTLYVAFDYLKAGIINIEDKFRVSRKAWERKGSSMFLREGQSVTVKELLEGIVIVSGNDACITLAEGIAGSEENFVMEMNEVAHNLNLNNSHFVNSSGWPDENHFMSAKDLAILAKRIFTDFPEYYDLFSEQYLTYNDVLQKNKNLLLFHDIGVDGLKTGYTNAGGYGIVVSAKRNDRRIFAVVNGLSTEKERIEEAKRLIQYSLNHFSTRKIFAKDDVVEEINVLYGKDRKVPITVANDVTITYSRNLHDKIKVRVEYKDMIPAPIKKGQEVGKVLIEIPGIEQQTAPLYAVNDVQELNYIEKFFRMLF from the coding sequence ATGGATATATTAGGCAAACTGGTAATCTTACTATCAGTTTTTTTACTCTCTTTTCCTTCATATTCATATCAATTTAGAACCAAAGCAAACCAAGCAGTAGTCTTAGATTTAGCCTCAGATTCGTTCATCTTTGAGCATAATTCCGATGAAAAAATGGCCCCATCTTCAATGAGCAAGTTAATGACCTTATACGTGGCCTTCGATTACCTAAAAGCTGGAATAATCAACATAGAAGATAAGTTTCGAGTAAGTAGAAAAGCGTGGGAAAGGAAAGGTTCTTCCATGTTTTTGAGGGAAGGTCAATCTGTTACGGTGAAAGAACTACTTGAAGGAATTGTAATAGTTTCAGGTAATGATGCTTGCATCACGCTAGCTGAGGGCATTGCAGGGTCAGAAGAGAATTTCGTAATGGAAATGAACGAAGTTGCGCATAACCTAAATCTGAACAACAGTCACTTTGTCAATTCAAGCGGGTGGCCGGATGAAAATCATTTTATGAGCGCAAAGGATTTGGCAATATTGGCGAAGAGGATTTTCACTGATTTCCCCGAGTATTACGATTTATTTTCTGAGCAATATCTGACATATAACGACGTTTTACAAAAAAATAAAAACCTTCTGCTTTTTCACGATATCGGAGTTGATGGCCTAAAAACCGGCTATACAAACGCTGGCGGTTACGGAATTGTAGTATCTGCAAAGCGAAATGATAGGAGAATTTTCGCCGTCGTAAATGGGCTGAGTACTGAAAAAGAGCGAATAGAAGAAGCAAAAAGACTGATACAGTATTCCTTAAATCATTTCAGCACTAGGAAAATATTCGCTAAGGACGATGTAGTTGAGGAAATAAATGTTCTATACGGAAAAGACAGGAAAGTGCCCATTACAGTTGCAAACGACGTTACTATAACCTACAGCCGCAACTTGCATGATAAAATTAAGGTGCGTGTTGAATATAAAGATATGATACCTGCACCAATTAAAAAAGGGCAAGAAGTGGGCAAAGTTCTTATAGAAATACCTGGTATTGAGCAGCAAACAGCGCCACTTTACGCAGTAAACGACGTACAGGAATTAAATTACATAGAAAAATTTTTTAGGATGTTGTTTTGA
- a CDS encoding Phosphocholine transferase AnkX has product MSGLTEEQSKLYKKLEGTIERKEQIDQILQSASENDLRAVLTTANITWELRNGEKHTSTPLGWAIYYDNYESTEAILCAAKGKNILEEVLTTANITWELRNGGKHTLTPLGWAISINSKGRIKVVLNAIEDKGILEKALTTANIHIKFSNGQERTLTPFALAIFYNDPESTEAILVTAKKFNILKDVLTSVEKDDHEKIQNILQNSSIIDEVSQVLDSILVKDEDVPQPQAEANTLNLEKVKALLQKGADINQKDKKGFTPLCVAARSGNFDIVQALLNKDANVDTQTNNGYTALHIATFNNNLEIVQALLEKEADVNIQSNDGYIALYDAAKNNRLEIVQALLDKGAGVNIQEANNGYTALHMAAANGHTKIVEALLKVKEIDVNAQSKSAETPLYLAAQNSRLEIVQALLEKKADVNIQTNNNDYTALHIAAVNGCTDILKSLLPKATYPLLEDTEGNTPIDLIKDESAKAELQKLIEDLKTQDTAKPSVTKPGNQNSNTVHRVEGSAINT; this is encoded by the coding sequence ATGTCTGGTTTAACAGAAGAACAATCGAAATTGTATAAAAAGTTAGAGGGAACAATTGAAAGAAAGGAGCAAATAGATCAAATTTTACAATCAGCTTCAGAAAATGATTTACGGGCAGTTCTTACTACTGCGAATATAACCTGGGAGCTCAGAAATGGTGAGAAACATACTTCAACACCGCTTGGCTGGGCTATATATTATGATAACTATGAATCCACTGAAGCTATTCTATGTGCAGCTAAAGGGAAAAATATATTAGAAGAAGTTCTTACTACTGCGAATATAACCTGGGAGCTCAGAAATGGTGGGAAACATACTTTAACACCGCTTGGCTGGGCTATAAGTATTAATAGCAAGGGAAGAATTAAAGTTGTTTTAAATGCAATTGAAGATAAAGGTATATTAGAAAAAGCTCTTACTACTGCAAATATACATATAAAGTTCTCAAATGGTCAGGAACGTACTTTAACACCGTTTGCCCTTGCTATTTTTTATAATGACCCTGAATCCACTGAAGCTATTTTAGTTACAGCTAAAAAGTTCAATATATTGAAAGACGTTCTTACTTCTGTAGAAAAGGATGATCATGAAAAAATTCAAAATATCTTACAAAACAGTAGTATAATAGATGAAGTTAGTCAAGTTTTAGATAGCATACTAGTTAAAGATGAAGATGTGCCACAGCCTCAAGCGGAAGCTAATACGTTGAACTTAGAGAAAGTCAAAGCTCTATTACAGAAAGGAGCTGATATTAATCAAAAAGACAAAAAAGGTTTCACTCCTTTATGTGTTGCTGCTAGAAGTGGTAACTTTGATATAGTTCAAGCTCTATTAAATAAAGATGCCAATGTTGATACACAAACCAATAATGGCTACACTGCTTTACATATTGCTACTTTTAACAATAATTTAGAGATAGTTCAAGCTCTATTAGAAAAAGAGGCTGATGTTAATATACAAAGCAATGATGGCTATATTGCTTTATATGATGCTGCTAAAAATAACCGCTTAGAGATAGTTCAAGCTCTATTAGATAAAGGAGCTGGTGTTAATATACAAGAAGCCAATAATGGCTACACTGCTTTACATATGGCTGCTGCTAATGGCCATACAAAGATAGTAGAAGCTCTATTAAAAGTGAAAGAAATCGATGTTAATGCACAAAGTAAATCTGCAGAGACTCCTTTATATTTGGCTGCTCAAAATAGCCGCTTAGAGATAGTTCAAGCTCTATTAGAAAAAAAGGCTGATGTTAATATACAAACCAATAATAATGACTACACTGCTTTACATATAGCCGCTGTTAATGGTTGTACAGATATATTAAAAAGTCTATTACCAAAAGCGACTTATCCTTTACTGGAAGATACTGAAGGTAACACTCCAATCGACCTAATTAAGGATGAATCTGCAAAAGCTGAGCTTCAAAAACTGATTGAAGACCTAAAAACTCAAGACACAGCTAAGCCTTCAGTAACAAAACCTGGCAATCAAAACAGCAACACAGTTCATCGGGTTGAAGGTAGCGCAATCAATACATAA
- a CDS encoding Transposon Tn3 resolvase, whose protein sequence is MVTVSLYARVSSGKQAQENTIASQVAALEKQISTDGYKLLSEYKFIDNGYSGSNLVRPDLEKLRDKVTEGKIDRIYIHSPDRLSRKYAYQMVLLEEFEKAGAETVFLNYEINDNPESQLLLQMQGMIAEYERAKIMERSSSRKDLRS, encoded by the coding sequence ATGGTAACAGTGAGTTTATATGCAAGAGTTTCTTCAGGGAAACAAGCACAAGAAAATACAATAGCAAGTCAAGTTGCAGCTTTAGAGAAGCAAATTAGTACGGATGGGTACAAATTATTAAGTGAGTATAAATTTATTGATAATGGCTACAGTGGATCTAATTTAGTCCGTCCTGATCTAGAAAAATTACGTGATAAAGTAACAGAAGGTAAAATTGATAGGATTTACATTCATTCACCTGATCGCTTATCTAGGAAATATGCATATCAAATGGTATTACTTGAAGAATTTGAGAAAGCAGGAGCAGAAACGGTTTTCTTAAATTATGAGATTAACGATAATCCAGAATCTCAGTTACTGTTACAAATGCAAGGTATGATAGCAGAATATGAACGAGCGAAAATTATGGAACGAAGTTCGTCGCGGAAAGATTTACGCAGCTAA